AGTAGCTGGCGTAAATTCAATGTTGCCGGTTCAATTCTAGTCGGAGTGGAATTCAGGAACTATCCTAAAGGCCTCCGGCGCACTCATAAATTCAGTTCCACAAAATTTAAGGATCACTCCTTCCTGTATACGGGTATAGGTTTTGGAAGTCTTATTACAAAAGAGACTACTAACCTGAGTCGCTATTCAGGAGGAGGTGTACTTCTGGGTATCGGAAGATGGTTTAATCGTTACTCCGGCGCTCGCCTAACTGGAAAGATTACAACCTTTGATCATCCGAAGTCTGAAGACAAAATCAGAAGCATCGGTTTTCAGGCAGATTATATGCTTAATCTGAGTAGTGCTTTTTATGGATACAATCCCGATAAAAGGTTTGAGTTACTTGCAATAGCCGGATTCAGTTACGACTCAGTAAGCAATACACAAAAAACCAACTTATTTGGATTGGGAGCCGGCTTGCAGGCTTCAGTCAAATTAACAAGAGATATGAGTCTCTTTGTGGAACCACGCATAAATTTCTATCCAGGAAAAGAATATGCTTCTGGAGCAAATGGTGAAGATAAATGTCGGGCAAATTTCTTGATTAATGCAGGAATCACAATCACTTCTAATCCTTCAGAAACAACCTCATCTAACGAACCGGGTACAAAGAACCATTTCAAACCCCGCTTTTTCATAGAAGGAGCTTATGGACTTACAACTCCTATTGAAGAAGCCTCGTTGTATCAAAAAAATGTCAATCCTAGAATTACAGGTACTTTCGGCAGGAACTTCTCAAAAACTTTCGGTGTGCGACTTTCGGCGGATTTTGGGAAGCTATGGAAGAGTAACGAATTGCCTGATGTAAACACAAGTACATTCGGAGTAGACGCTCTTTGGAACATCAGTTCGTACATGAGCGGATATGACCCGGAACGAATTTTTGAGCTTATCGGAACGGCAGGCCCCAACCTCGCATTCCGTTCCTCTCAACCAGGTAACAAAGCTTATCTGGGAGGTAAATGCTCTTTTCAGGGATTATGGAAGATCACCCCGTCATTGGGAGTTTATATTGAGCCACAACTGCGTCTTTACCCAGATACGTTTTCAGAAGGAAGCATTTCATTGGGTAATTTAGATGGAGTTGTCAATGTTATGGCTGGTTTAAGAATCAATTTATAGTATCAGGAAAGCTGCGAACCAATATTTATTACGATTAAAATAAAGACTATGCATACTACAATATTAAATAAAAGCATTGGTAAATCTGTTCTCTTCTTTTTTCTGCTAGGGTGCGGTTCAACAGGGATGGCACAAAGAATAGCTTTGAAAACAAATGCTCTTTATTGGGCAACCTTATCTCCGAATATCGGAGGGGAATTTCGGCTTGCCAGGCATTTCACCCTAGATATGAACGTTGCAGGCAACTTTATCTCCAGTGATAAACGCCAACTCAAGTTTCAGCAATTTGCTCCTGAATTGCGTTACTGGCCAGGGCGTCCGATGGCACGTAACTTCTTTGGCATTACAACATCGTATACAAACTTTAATCTAAGATTTAACAAGAACTGTTATGACGGCGATGCATTTGCTGCAGGACTGGCTTATGGATTCAACTGGGTGATTGGTGGACGATGGAACATTGAAGCGTCTCTTGGAGCTGGATTGCTAAGTTACCGCGTTTTTGATTATAAAACCGATACACAAAAACCTCTTTCCCCCAATAAAAACAAAGTGATTCTTGCACCTATAAAGGCCGAAATCGCTTTTACTTACCTGCTTTACTAAGTTTCTATATTTGTAAAGTGAATTAGCTTATTTATTGCATAAGCCAAAAACCTGTTTTAGATTCCTCGCAAGAGAATTTATGCAGAGACCTACACGTATTCCATTTATTCTGATTTGCCTGTTTAGCCTGTTTACGGTTCAAGCAGTACACAATTGCTATCCTCAAAAGAAAGTTTGCTGTCCCCAAGATGACAGGTTCTTCAATATCTTGGACAGATTGCTAGCCGGAAAAACAAGACTACCTTACTAACAAAAAAGTGAATCCCCTTATTTAACTCTTTTACTGGATTGAACAGAGTTTAAATAAGGGGATTCTATAGAAAGATTAGAGAGGATTCAAGCTATAATACTATTTTTGTTTTATAATCCTGCTTAGAGAAAGTCGTAACCTGTCAGATTACATAGCGCTAAACGCTTAGTTCCTTTTTCTCAGTCTGTACTTCAGATTAGAGTTTTGTTCTTCCGTCTGTTCGGTAGCCTCTTTTTGCTTTGTAGGCTTAACAACATCCAGATTGCCATCATTCTTGGCGTCATTCTTCTCTACAGGTTTGCTTTCTATAAACGATCTTCTACCAGTCGTGATCACGCTGTCGGCAGGAATCAGAATAATATTCAATCCTTCCAGGTAATCACCTTCTGCTTTTGCCTTTACCTCGAAACTCAATTTTTGTACTTGTTTCACATTCAGGAATCCAAGCTGAACAGTGTCTACATCTATCGTGTATTTTCCGGGAGCAAGGTCCATGGTATAGAAACCTCCATCGCTCATAGTGCGAAGAACTGTTTCAAACTCTTTACCCACAGCTTTCAGGTTCAGACGTAAACCACCCTGTCCGGTTGTTGTTCCATTGCGTGCAATCAGAACTGCTCCTTCAATGGTACCACCTCTGTAGAATGGTATCTCTATACGTTTATACTGGTTGGGATCGGCAATGAAAGAGAATTTATCTTTAAGCGGCACCAGCGTAGGATCGGGAATAGCATTGCGGTTTACACTCAGGTTATATTTGTAATAACTCTGCAGTTGTGACAGTCTCAGAATACTATCTCTTCCCACTTCCATGATTGAACTACGATCCAGTTTCACACCCTGGTAAGGTAAAAGCTGGTCTCCTTCATCATATTGCCCCGAATTGTTATTATCAACAAACAGCAGTACAGATGCGGCACTTCGTCCTACCTGCTGGCGATTGCTAAATACAGTCTTGTTGTTTAGCATAT
The Bacteroides sedimenti genome window above contains:
- a CDS encoding DUF3575 domain-containing protein; its protein translation is MHTTILNKSIGKSVLFFFLLGCGSTGMAQRIALKTNALYWATLSPNIGGEFRLARHFTLDMNVAGNFISSDKRQLKFQQFAPELRYWPGRPMARNFFGITTSYTNFNLRFNKNCYDGDAFAAGLAYGFNWVIGGRWNIEASLGAGLLSYRVFDYKTDTQKPLSPNKNKVILAPIKAEIAFTYLLY